Genomic window (Fodinibius salicampi):
TAAAATTTATTGACGTTCGAGCTGACGAATAACCGAAGGAGGCGGGGCCCCAATTCCCAGAGAATCGGGTGAAGGTTGCAGCCATTTCGGATCGCCTTCGAAAAAAGATCTGTTTATTTCTATGCGCCCCGTTTGTGGATTAAAAAACTGTTCCTTGAAATTAGTAATAGGGTGACCATTCATTAGCAAAACAATATTATTGATCCCATTACGGAATTGAAATTCATTTACAAAATTAAATCGTATGGCTTCCCCCTCTTCAATCCAATATGGATTAAGAGCTCCGGTAACATCCGTAAATACACGAACAGGTTCCAGTTTACCGTGTGCTGCATAAAGTACTATGGAAAGAGTATCGGACAGCTCGTCTTTTGGAGCCTCTAACTGATTTCTTGTTGATGAAGTCAATTCGGCACTATCATTATTTTCTATAGCTGGAGAGCTGGACTGAAGAGTACCAGATGGAACGGTCGCCTGTATAGGCGTTTCCTGCTGTGAAGAGCTTTGGCCATTCTCTGTCGGTGGACGAAAATAAAACCAGTAAACAAGGAATGCTGCCACACCAAATAAAAGAAGGGTAAAAAAGACAGGCTTCCATTTTGGTCGCTGCTTGCTGAATGGAGAAAAACGTTCAGCCATATTAACCCAGTCGATAGAAGTAACCTTTTCAGATCTTTTTAAAACTATATCTTTTTGGGTAGTGCTGGTAGCAGGGTCGTTTTTTTGTCTTTTTTCGGAATTAGTTTCTTTTTTATCCGTTGTCGGTTCTTCCGGACGTAACTCATCATCAACAAGGCTGCCGTTATAGTGGCCTTTTTCCATCTGGTCGAGCGCATGGATGATTTCCCTTTCATCAATAGCAAGTGTACTGGCATAACTGCGAACATAGCCACGGATATATGTCGTTGTACCGGTGATATCCTGGAAAAGAGAATCATCCTCAATAGCATTTAGAATATGTTTCGGAATTTTTGTGGACTGATGGATCTCTTCTAAACTAATTCCTTGATCCTTCCGAATGATCGCCAAATCATTTCCAAGTGATGGCATAGGATAAATGACAGATTATAAGTGATTAATAACCGTTGAATTGACCGTAAATCTAAACAAATATGACGGTAGGCAAAAGTTTTAATAGGTAATACAATTTTATTTGTAAGGATTTGATTGCAAAATGATCTTACCTAGAAAAGTATTCAATGAAGAAGATGTTTCAAAATATGGTAAGAGGCATTTCAGGGGTGGTTTTCCCTAATGTATGTGCATGCTGTGGACTTGAAAATACTGAACATCAGCGTCTGCTCTGTTCTTTTTGCCTTCAGGAACGGTTTGAGGATGCTAATCCTGACAATGCCCCTGTTTCAAGTGATATTATTTTACCGGAAGGCGTGATTGCCCAACACGCCCTATGGCAGTTTGACAAAGGGGGCGACCTACAGGACTTATTACACTTATTGAAATACGAACAACTGACAGGTATTGGGGTTGACTTGGGACGTGAATTGGGAGTCCGAATAAAGAAGCATTCTTTGTTGAAGCAAAAACTAAGCTTTTTTCCAGCTGTCCTTTTGCCTGTCCCATTGCACTATCTAAAATTTCGGTACAGGGGGTTTAATCAGGCATTTAAAATAAGCTTGGGATTTCAGCAGGTTTGGAACGATCTGTCTATTTGTGATATTAAAAGCGTAGTAAGAGATAAAAATACGCGCACTCAAACGGGACTTTCTCTAAAAAGACGTCGTCAAAATTTGAAAAATGCATTTAAGGTAAAAAAGCCTGCTGAGATAAAAGATAAGCTTGTCGTCATTATAGATGACGTTTTTACCACCGGAGCCACTACTTTTGA
Coding sequences:
- a CDS encoding ComF family protein produces the protein MKKMFQNMVRGISGVVFPNVCACCGLENTEHQRLLCSFCLQERFEDANPDNAPVSSDIILPEGVIAQHALWQFDKGGDLQDLLHLLKYEQLTGIGVDLGRELGVRIKKHSLLKQKLSFFPAVLLPVPLHYLKFRYRGFNQAFKISLGFQQVWNDLSICDIKSVVRDKNTRTQTGLSLKRRRQNLKNAFKVKKPAEIKDKLVVIIDDVFTTGATTFELAHTVLDSGAKEIVVLTVAQA
- a CDS encoding helix-turn-helix domain-containing protein, coding for MPSLGNDLAIIRKDQGISLEEIHQSTKIPKHILNAIEDDSLFQDITGTTTYIRGYVRSYASTLAIDEREIIHALDQMEKGHYNGSLVDDELRPEEPTTDKKETNSEKRQKNDPATSTTQKDIVLKRSEKVTSIDWVNMAERFSPFSKQRPKWKPVFFTLLLFGVAAFLVYWFYFRPPTENGQSSSQQETPIQATVPSGTLQSSSPAIENNDSAELTSSTRNQLEAPKDELSDTLSIVLYAAHGKLEPVRVFTDVTGALNPYWIEEGEAIRFNFVNEFQFRNGINNIVLLMNGHPITNFKEQFFNPQTGRIEINRSFFEGDPKWLQPSPDSLGIGAPPPSVIRQLERQ